The following are encoded together in the Coffea arabica cultivar ET-39 chromosome 1c, Coffea Arabica ET-39 HiFi, whole genome shotgun sequence genome:
- the LOC140035064 gene encoding structural maintenance of chromosomes protein 3-like isoform X2 encodes MNLLESAGFSRSNPYYVVQQGKIASLTLMKDAERLDLLKEIGGTRVYEERRRESLKIMQETGNKRRQIIQVVQYLDERLRELDEEKEELRKYQQLDKQRKSLEYTIFDKELHDARQKLMEIEDARNRGSEASTKLHNSLSDAHEKAKELDRLYKDLTKEVQILSKEKEAMDKQRTEAIQKRAKLELDDNDLQERISANIKAKEDAAKQLEILEKEIQESTNELNKMKPLYEGQVKEEEEITRGIMEREKQLSILYQKQGRATQFASKAARDKWLQKEIDEYERVLASNLTQERKLNDEINQLRKDLEEQDAYVLGRKNEAAALENLVSGYREVCSRYKTERDKLHAERKSLWEKESELSSEIERLQSEVMKAEKSLDHATPGDIRRGLNSIRGIIREHKISGVLGPIVELVECDEKFFTAVEVTAGNSLFHVVVENDDISTHIIRHLNARKGGRVTFIPLNRVKAPHITYPQSSDVVPLLNKLKFSRDHAPAFAQVFARTVICRDLDVATRVARTDGLDCITLEGDQVSKKGGMTGGYYDYRRSKLKFMNTIRQNAFSITLKQEELEGLKFKLQEIDQKINELVSEQQKNDAKVAHDKSELEQLRQDIGIVDKQKQSILKSLEKKEKLLSNILTQIDQLRGSIAVKQDEMGTELVDHLTPEEKDSLSRLNPEITSLKEKLIACRSNRIETETRKAELEMNLSTNLVRRKQELEAVKLSAEADMLHNEAEMKRQELVEASILVENLTQQQKRVSQSINERNKKIKDIKDEKDSIKALEDKYQSTLQDEAKELEQLLSKRNTYIAKQEEYSKKIRELGPLSSDAFERYKRKNIKELYKMLHSCNEQLQQFSHVNKKALDQYVNFTEQREELQKRQAELDAGDEKIKELITALDMRKDESIERTFKGVAKHFREVFSELVQGGRGFLIMMKKKDGDEDDNDNDEDGPRAADMEGRVEKYTGVKVKVSFTGIGETQSMKQLSGGQKTVVALALIFAIQRCDPAPFYLFDEIDAALDPQYRTAVGNMVRRMADMASTQFITTTFRPELVKVADKIYGVTHKNRVSRVNVVTKDEALDFIEHDQSHNAE; translated from the exons ATGAATTTGCTAGAAAGTGCTGGATTCTCTCGATCTAATCCTTACTATGTCGTGCAGCAGGGGAAA ATTGCGTCATTGACATTAATGAAAGATGCAGAACGACTTGATCTGCTGAAGGAAATTGGTGGGACACGGGTATATGAAGAGAGACGTCGTGAAAGTTTGAAAATCATGCAAGAAACTG GTAATAAGAGAAGGCAAATTATTCAAGTTGTCCAATACTTGGACGAAAGATTGAGAGAACTAGATGAAGAGAAAGAGGAATTGAGAAAATATCAGCAACTGGACAAGCAACGTAAATCTCTGGAGTACACTATATTCGACAAAGAACTTCATGATGCCCGGCAGAAGCTGATGGAG ATAGAAGATGCTCGTAACCGGGGTTCTGAAGCATCAACTAAGTTGCATAACAGTTTGTCCGATGCCCATGAGAAGGCCAAGGAGTTAGACAGACTGTATAAAGATTTAACAAAGGAAGTTCAGATCTTAAGTAAAGAGAAAGAAGCAATGGACAAACAACGCACAGAAGCCATCCAAAAGCGTGCAAAACTCGAGCttgatgacaatgatcttcAAGAGAGAATATCTGCTAATATAAAGGCAAAG GAGGATGCAGCTAAGCAGCTTGAAATTCTGGAGAAAGAAATTCAGGAATCTACTAATGAGCTGAACAAGATGAAGCCTCTGTACGAAGGCCAAGTCAAAGAGGAGGAGGAAATAACCAGAGG AATTATGGAACGTGAAAAGCAGCTTAGCATTCTTTACCAAAAACAAGGCCGTGCGACCCAGTTTGCTAGCAAAGCTGCTCGTGACAAGTGGCTTCAGAAGGAAATTGATGAGTATGAGAGAGTTCTTGCTTCAAACTTAACACAG GAGAGAAAACTGAATGATGAAATCAATCAACTTAGAAAAGATTTGGAGGAACAGGATGCCTATGTACTTGGTCGGAAAAATGAAGCAGCTGCATTAGAAAATCTTGTGTCGGGATATCGAGAAGTTTGCAGCCGATACAAAACGGAGAGGGATAAGTTGCATGCAGAGCGGAA GTCTTTGTGGGAAAAAGAAAGTGAACTTTCTTCTGAGATAGAAAGGCTTCAATCTGAAGTTATGAAGGCAGAAAAAAGCCTAGATCATGCAACCCCTGGT GATATAAGAAGGGGTCTGAATTCTATTAGGGGAATAATCAGGGAACATAAAATATCTGGGGTACTTGGGCCCATTGTTGAGCTGGTTGAATGTGATGAAAAGTTCTTCACAGCTGTCGAAGTTACAGCTGGAAACAG TTTATTTCATGTGGTGGTTGAAAATGACGATATATCAACCCATATCATTAGACATCTTAATGCACGGAAAGGTGGACGGGTTACATTTATACCTTTAAACAGGGTGAAAGCTCCCCATATTACTTACCCTCAGAGCTCTGATGTTGTACCTCTCCTGAATAAACTGAAATTCTCTAGGGATCATGCACCGGCATTTGCTCAG GTGTTTGCAAGGACCGTAATTTGCCGAGATCTAGACGTCGCCACAAGGGTTGCCCGCACTGATGGCCTGGACTGTATTACTCTGGAAG GTGATCAAGTTAGCAAAAAAGGCGGCATGACTGGTGGATATTATGACTATAGACGCTCAAAACTGAAGTTCATGAATACCATCAGACAGAATGCATTCTCTATTACACTGAAGCAGGAAGAACTGGAAGGCTTAAAATTTAAACTTCAAGA GATTGACCAGAAAATTAATGAACTTGTTTCTGAGCAGCAGAAAAATGATGCCAAGGTTGCTCATGATAAATCTGAATTAGAACAGCTGAGGCAGGATATTGGTATTGTTGATAAACAGAAACAATCCATTTTGAAATCTCTCGAGAAGAAG GAGAAGctactttcaaatattttgaCTCAAATAGATCAACTTAGGGGCAGTATTGCTGTGAAGCAAGATGAGATGGGAACTGAACTTGTTGATCACTTGACACCAGAGGAGAAAGATTCCCTGTCTAGGCTGAACCCTGAAATAACAAGTCTGAAGGAAAAGCTTATAGCCTGTAGATCCAATCGCATAGAG ACGGAAACTAGAAAAGCTGAGCTTGAGATGAATCTCTCTACAAACCTGGTGAGGCGGAAACAAGAGTTGGAGGCTGTAAAATTGTCTGCCGAGGCTGATATGTTGCATAATGAGGCTGAAATGAAGAGGCAGGAACTAGTGGAGGCCAGTATACTAGTTGAAAATTTAACACAACAGCAAAAAA GAGTTTCTCAAAGTATCAATGAACGAAACAAGAAAATCAAGGACATTAAAGATGAAAAAGATAGCATAAAG GCTCTCGAAGATAAATATCAGAGCACCCttcaagatgaagctaaagaaCTAGAACAACTATTAAGTAAAAGAAATACTTATATTGCCAAACAAGAAGAATACTCAAAGAAAATCCGTGAATTGGGTCCTTTGTCTTCAGATGCTTTTGAGAg GTATAAAAGGAAGAACATAAAGGAATTGTATAAGATGCTTCACAGTTGTAATGAGCAACTGCAACAGTTCAGCCATGTGAACAAAAAAGCACTTGACCAATATGTAAATTTCACAGAGCAACGAGAAGAGCTCCAAAAGCGGCAAGCTGAATTGGATGCTGGGGATGAG AAAATTAAAGAACTTATAACTGCTCTGGACATGAGAAAGGATGAATCAATTGAGCGGACCTTTAAAGGCGTGGCAAAACATTTCCGAGAAGTGTTTTCTGAACTTGTCCAAGGAGGCCGTGGATTTTTGATCATGATGAAGAAGAAG GATGGAGATGAAGATGATAACGACAATGATGAGGATGGCCCTCGTGCAGCTGATATGGAGGGAAGAGTTGAGAAATATACAGGCGTTAAAGTCAAG GTTTCCTTCACTGGGATTGGGGAGACGCAGTCGATGAAACAGTTATCCGGTGGTCAAAAAACTGTGGTTGCACTAGCACTTATATTTGCTATACAACGATGTGATCCTGCCCCGTTTTATCTCTTTGATGAGATAGATGCTGCACTGGATCCTCAGTACAGAACAGCTGTTGGAA ATATGGTAAGGCGTATGGCAGACATGGCAAGTACGCAGTTCATTACCACAACGTTCCGTCCAGAGCTAGTGAAAGTTGCTGACAAAATATATGGTGTGACACACAAAAATAGAGTTAGTCGTGTTAATGTTGTGACCAAGGATGAAGCTTTAGATTTTATTGAGCATGATCAATCTCATAATGCTGAGTGA
- the LOC140006611 gene encoding uncharacterized protein has protein sequence MALKICIPTMVVLVGVLVFYFSISPTHAQDALLYRDPKQPVETRVEDLLRRMTLAEKIGQMAQMERVNMTADIMKDYNIGSVLSGGGSWPKQNATAKDWVDVINDFQKGATSTRLGIPYIYGIDAVHGNNNVYKATIFPHNVGLGVTRDPELVKRIGAATALECRATGIQYAFSPCIAVCRDPRWGRCYESYSEDHTIVQQMTEIVSGLQGDIPEGHPQGYPYLGGQDKVVGCAKHYVGDGGTVKGINENNTIIDRKGLLDIHMPAYPDAIRKGVGTVMISYSSWNGVKMHANHDLITNYLKGTLGFKGFVISDWQGIDKITYPAHSNYTYSVEVSINAGLDMIMVPYNYTEFIDTVTFLVEKNYIPMSRIDDAVRRILRVKFIAGLFEKPFADLSFADQLGSQEHRDLAREAVRKSLVLLKNGKHPNNPLLPLPKKAHKILVAGTHANDIGLQCGGWTITWRGMAGNNNTIGTTILSGIKSAVDPSTKVEYRKKPSSRFVKAMQFDYAIVVVGEPPYVETFGDNLNLTIPQTGLRTIHNVCNNVKCVVVLISGRPLVIEHHLPKIDALVAAWLPGSEGQGVSDVLFGDFGFTGKLARTWFKRVDQLPMNVGDPHYDPLFPFGFGLETKPIVAGNH, from the exons ATGGCTTTGAAGATTTGTATTCCAACAATGGTTGTCCTAGTGGGGGTTctggttttttatttttctatatctcCAACCCACGCGCAAGATGCACTGTTGTACAGAGATCCAAAACAGCCTGTTGAAACTCGAGTTGAGGATCTTCTGCGAAGAATGACTTTAGCAGagaaaattggtcaaatggcACAGATGGAAAGGGTAAACATGACTGCTGATATTATGAAAGACTACAACATTGGTAGTGTGCTTAGTGGAGGAGGAAGTTGGCCTAAACAAAATGCTACTGCCAAAGATTGGGTTGATGTGATAAATGACTTTCAAAAAGGTGCTACATCTACTAGGCTTGGCATTCCCTACATTTATGGGATTGATGCTGTCCATGGCAACAACAATGTGTACAAGGCAACAATTTTCCCCCACAATGTTGGCCTTGGAGTGACTAG GGATCCTGAGCTTGTTAAAAGAATTGGAGCTGCAACTGCTCTTGAGTGCAGAGCAACAGGGATTCAATATGCTTTTTCTCCATGCATTGCG GTTTGTAGAGATCCAAGATGGGGCAGATGCTACGAAAGCTACAGTGAGGATCACACTATtgtgcagcaaatgactgaaaTTGTGTCTGGTTTGCAAGGTGATATACCCGAAGGCCATCCTCAGGGTTATCCCTATCTTGGTGGACA AGATAAGGTGGTTGGTTGTGCAAAACATTATGTGGGCGATGGGGGTACTGTCAAAGGAATCAACGAGAATAACACCATCATTGATCGGAAGGGATTGCTTGACATTCACATGCCTGCATACCCTGACGCCATCAGGAAAGGTGTTGGAACAGTCATGATTTCCTATTCCAGCTGGAATGGAGTGAAAATGCATGCTAATCATGATCTTATTACCAATTACCTTAAGGGAACCCTAGGTTTCAAG GGTTTTGTCATCTCTGATTGGCAAGGGATTGACAAAATCACGTATCCTGCCCATTCAAACTATACATACTCCGTTGAAGTTTCAATCAATGCTGGACTTGACATG ATCATGGTTCCTTACAACTACACTGAATTCATTGATACCGTGACCTTTCTAGTAGAGAAAAACTACATTCCAATGAGTCGAATTGATGATGCAGTTCGGAGGATTTTAAGAGTTAAATTTATAGCAGGACTTTTTGAGAAACCCTTTGCTGATCTTAGCTTTGCAGATCAATTGGGAAGTCAG GAACACAGAGATTTGGCAAGAGAAGCTGTTAGGAAGAGCCTAGTGTTATTGAAGAATGGAAAGCATCCAAATAATCCCTTGCTTCCTCTACCTAAAAAAGCACACAAGATTCTGGTTGCTGGAACTCATGCCAATGATATAGGTTTGCAATGTGGTGGTTGGACCATTACATGGAGGGGAATGGCAGGCAACAACAATACCATTG GAACCACAATCTTAAGTGGCATCAAATCTGCAGTTGATCCAAGCACAAAAGTGGAATACAGGAAGAAACCTAGTAGCAGATTTGTTAAAGCCATGCAATTCGATTATGCCATTGTTGTTGTTGGAGAGCCTCCTTATGTGGAGACATTTGGAGACAATCTCAACTTGACAATCCCTCAAACAGGCCTACGAACAATCCACAATGTGTGCAACAATGTCAAGTGTGTTGTGGTGCTAATCTCAGGCAGACCTCTTGTGATTGAGCATCACCTTCCAAAGATTGATGCTTTGGTTGCTGCATGGCTGCCTGGCTCTGAAGGCCAAGGGGTGTCTGATGTTCTCTTTGGAGATTTTGGATTTACAGGAAAGCTTGCAAGAACTTGGTTCAAGAGAGTTGATCAACTACCAATGAATGTTGGAGATCCTCACTATGATCCATTGTTTCCATTTGGTTTTGGACTAGAAACTAAGCCAATTGTTGCTGGTAATCATTAG
- the LOC140035063 gene encoding uncharacterized protein, producing MGSSGFFPTVGILFLFAWGAVAEQGEYILYKDPKQPAFRRINDLMSRMTLEEKIGQMTQLDRVYTTPEILKNYSIGSLLSGGGSVPLPNATPKDWVDMINNFQKGSLSSRLGIPMVYGIDAVHGHNNVYKATIFPHNIGLGSTRDPELVRRIGAATALEVRATGIQYAFAPCIAVCRDPRWGRCYESYSEDPQIVKEMTEIIKGLQGEIPPGGRKGVPYVGGPDKVAACAKHFVGDGGTTKGINENNTVTDWHRLMSIHMPGYDASIIKGVSTVMVSYSSYNGLKMHANRNLVTDFLKGRMRFRGFVISDWQGIDKITTPAQANYTLSVLDGISAGIDMIMVPDNHTEFIDTLTYLVKNNYIPVSRIDDAVRRILRVKFTLGLFEKPYADYTYIDQLGSQAHRDLAREAVRKSLVLLKNGNNADEPFIPLSKKARKILVTGTHAHNLGYQCGGWTIAWQGLSGNNHTTGTTILNGIIAAVDHGTEVVYKESIDGSDFVTDNNFDYAIVVVGEPPYAETAGDNANLTIPEPGPSTITNVCSSVKCAVVVVSGRPLVVEPYLSSIDALVAAWLPGTEGQGVADVLFGDYGFTGKTSRTWFKTVEQLPMNYGDEHYDPLFPLGHGLTTEPDQS from the exons ATGGGTTCGAGTGGTTTTTTCCCCACAGTGGGAATTTTGTTCCTATTTGCATGGGGAGCAGTTGCAGAACAAGGAGAATACATATTATACAAGGACCCAAAACAGCCAGCTTTTAGAAGAATTAATGACCTAATGTCAAGAATGACACTTGAGGAAAAAATTGGGCAAATGACACAGCTTGATAGAGTCTATACAACTCCTGAGATATTGAAGAATTACTCAATTGGAAGTTTGCTCAGTGGTGGAGGAAGTGTTCCTCTTCCAAATGCAACTCCTAAGGATTGGGTTGATATGATTAACAATTTCCAGAAGGGTTCTCTTTCTAGCAGGCTTGGGATCCCTATGGTTTATGGGATTGATGCTGTCCATGGCCATAATAATGTCTACAAGGCTACCATATTCCCCCATAATATTGGTCTTGGATCCACCAG AGATCCAGAGTTGGTGAGGAGGATTGGAGCAGCAACTGCTCTTGAAGTTAGAGCTACAGGAATTCAATATGCTTTCGCTCCATGCATTGCG GTCTGTAGAGATCCAAGATGGGGTAGGTGTTACGAGAGTTACAGTGAAGATCCACAAATTGTGAAAGAGATGACTGAAATTATTAAGGGATTACAAGGAGAAATCCCTCCAGGAGGACGTAAGGGTGTTCCTTATGTTGGTGGACC GGACAAAGTTGCAGCTTGTGCAAAACATTTTGTTGGTGATGGTGGAACGACAAAGGGAATCAATGAGAACAACACTGTGACTGATTGGCATCGATTGATGAGCATTCATATGCCTGGATATGATGCCTCCATCATCAAGGGTGTCTCAACTGTCATGGTTTCCTACTCCAGCTACAACGGACTAAAAATGCATGCCAACCGTAACCTTGTAACTGATTTCCTCAAAGGCAGGATGAGGTTCAGG GGTTTTGTGATATCGGATTGGCAAGGAATTGACAAAATTACAACGCCAGCACAAGCAAATTACACGTTGTCTGTTCTAGACGGGATTTCAGCTGGAATTGATATG ATTATGGTTCCTGACAACCACACAGAATTCATTGATACTTTGACTTACTTGGTTAAAAACAACTACATCCCTGTAAGCAGAATTGATGATGCAGTCAGGAGGATTTTGAGAGTCAAGTTCACCTTGGGATTGTTTGAGAAACCTTATGCTGATTACACTTACATTGATCAACTGGGTAGCCAG GCTCATAGAGATTTGGCTAGGGAAGCTGTGAGGAAATCACTTGTGCTGTTGAAGAATGGGAATAATGCTGATGAACCATTCATTCCCCTCTCcaagaaagcaaggaaaatctTAGTTACAGGAACTCATGCCCACAATCTGGGATACCAATGCGGAGGCTGGACAATTGCATGGCAAGGACTCAGTGGCAACAACCATACCACTG GAACCACAATCTTGAATGGTATTATTGCAGCAGTTGATCATGGCACTGAGGTTGTTTACAAAGAAAGCATCGACGGTTCTGATTTTGTCACGGACAACAACTTCGACTATGCAATCGTTGTTGTTGGTGAGCCTCCATATGCAGAAACTGCAGGGGACAATGCCAACTTAACCATTCCTGAACCAGGTCCATCTACAATCACCAACGTCTGTAGCAGTGTCAAGTGTGCTGTTGTAGTCGTATCCGGCAGACCTCTTGTGGTTGAGCCCTACCTTTCATCCATTGATGCTTTGGTTGCTGCATGGCTCCCTGGAACTGAAGGCCAAGGAGTTGCTGATGTTCTCTTTGGAGACTATGGATTCACCGGAAAAACTTCTCGTACTTGGTTCAAGACTGTTGAGCAGCTGCCAATGAACTATGGTGATGAGCATTATGATCCACTCTTCCCTCTTGGACATGGCCTCACAACTGAGCCTGATCAAAGCTAG
- the LOC140035064 gene encoding structural maintenance of chromosomes protein 3-like isoform X1 codes for MYIKQVVIEGFKSYREQIATEPFSPKVNCVVGANGSGKSNFFHAIRFVISDLFHNLRSEERQALLHEGAGHQVLSAFVEIVFDNSDNRFPVDKEEVRLRRTIGLKKDEYFLDAKHITKTEVMNLLESAGFSRSNPYYVVQQGKIASLTLMKDAERLDLLKEIGGTRVYEERRRESLKIMQETGNKRRQIIQVVQYLDERLRELDEEKEELRKYQQLDKQRKSLEYTIFDKELHDARQKLMEIEDARNRGSEASTKLHNSLSDAHEKAKELDRLYKDLTKEVQILSKEKEAMDKQRTEAIQKRAKLELDDNDLQERISANIKAKEDAAKQLEILEKEIQESTNELNKMKPLYEGQVKEEEEITRGIMEREKQLSILYQKQGRATQFASKAARDKWLQKEIDEYERVLASNLTQERKLNDEINQLRKDLEEQDAYVLGRKNEAAALENLVSGYREVCSRYKTERDKLHAERKSLWEKESELSSEIERLQSEVMKAEKSLDHATPGDIRRGLNSIRGIIREHKISGVLGPIVELVECDEKFFTAVEVTAGNSLFHVVVENDDISTHIIRHLNARKGGRVTFIPLNRVKAPHITYPQSSDVVPLLNKLKFSRDHAPAFAQVFARTVICRDLDVATRVARTDGLDCITLEGDQVSKKGGMTGGYYDYRRSKLKFMNTIRQNAFSITLKQEELEGLKFKLQEIDQKINELVSEQQKNDAKVAHDKSELEQLRQDIGIVDKQKQSILKSLEKKEKLLSNILTQIDQLRGSIAVKQDEMGTELVDHLTPEEKDSLSRLNPEITSLKEKLIACRSNRIETETRKAELEMNLSTNLVRRKQELEAVKLSAEADMLHNEAEMKRQELVEASILVENLTQQQKRVSQSINERNKKIKDIKDEKDSIKALEDKYQSTLQDEAKELEQLLSKRNTYIAKQEEYSKKIRELGPLSSDAFERYKRKNIKELYKMLHSCNEQLQQFSHVNKKALDQYVNFTEQREELQKRQAELDAGDEKIKELITALDMRKDESIERTFKGVAKHFREVFSELVQGGRGFLIMMKKKDGDEDDNDNDEDGPRAADMEGRVEKYTGVKVKVSFTGIGETQSMKQLSGGQKTVVALALIFAIQRCDPAPFYLFDEIDAALDPQYRTAVGNMVRRMADMASTQFITTTFRPELVKVADKIYGVTHKNRVSRVNVVTKDEALDFIEHDQSHNAE; via the exons ATGTATATAAAGCAG GTTGTAATCGAAGGGTTTAAGAGTTACCGTGAGCAAATTGCTACTGAGCCCTTCAGTCCGAAAGTTAACTGCGTTG TTGGTGCTAATGGCTCTGGCAAGTCTAATTTTTTCCACG CCATTCGATTTgtcataagcgatttgttccataACTTGCGGTCAGAAGAAAGGCAAGCTTTGCTTCAT GAAGGAGCTGGACACCAGGTGTTATCTGCTTTTGTGGAGATTGTGTTTGACAACTCTGACAATCGTTTTCCG GTAGATAAAGAGGAGGTTCGGTTGAGGAGAACAATTGGCCTTAAGAAAGATGAATACTTCTTGGATGCAAAACATATCAC aaaGACAGAAGTAATGAATTTGCTAGAAAGTGCTGGATTCTCTCGATCTAATCCTTACTATGTCGTGCAGCAGGGGAAA ATTGCGTCATTGACATTAATGAAAGATGCAGAACGACTTGATCTGCTGAAGGAAATTGGTGGGACACGGGTATATGAAGAGAGACGTCGTGAAAGTTTGAAAATCATGCAAGAAACTG GTAATAAGAGAAGGCAAATTATTCAAGTTGTCCAATACTTGGACGAAAGATTGAGAGAACTAGATGAAGAGAAAGAGGAATTGAGAAAATATCAGCAACTGGACAAGCAACGTAAATCTCTGGAGTACACTATATTCGACAAAGAACTTCATGATGCCCGGCAGAAGCTGATGGAG ATAGAAGATGCTCGTAACCGGGGTTCTGAAGCATCAACTAAGTTGCATAACAGTTTGTCCGATGCCCATGAGAAGGCCAAGGAGTTAGACAGACTGTATAAAGATTTAACAAAGGAAGTTCAGATCTTAAGTAAAGAGAAAGAAGCAATGGACAAACAACGCACAGAAGCCATCCAAAAGCGTGCAAAACTCGAGCttgatgacaatgatcttcAAGAGAGAATATCTGCTAATATAAAGGCAAAG GAGGATGCAGCTAAGCAGCTTGAAATTCTGGAGAAAGAAATTCAGGAATCTACTAATGAGCTGAACAAGATGAAGCCTCTGTACGAAGGCCAAGTCAAAGAGGAGGAGGAAATAACCAGAGG AATTATGGAACGTGAAAAGCAGCTTAGCATTCTTTACCAAAAACAAGGCCGTGCGACCCAGTTTGCTAGCAAAGCTGCTCGTGACAAGTGGCTTCAGAAGGAAATTGATGAGTATGAGAGAGTTCTTGCTTCAAACTTAACACAG GAGAGAAAACTGAATGATGAAATCAATCAACTTAGAAAAGATTTGGAGGAACAGGATGCCTATGTACTTGGTCGGAAAAATGAAGCAGCTGCATTAGAAAATCTTGTGTCGGGATATCGAGAAGTTTGCAGCCGATACAAAACGGAGAGGGATAAGTTGCATGCAGAGCGGAA GTCTTTGTGGGAAAAAGAAAGTGAACTTTCTTCTGAGATAGAAAGGCTTCAATCTGAAGTTATGAAGGCAGAAAAAAGCCTAGATCATGCAACCCCTGGT GATATAAGAAGGGGTCTGAATTCTATTAGGGGAATAATCAGGGAACATAAAATATCTGGGGTACTTGGGCCCATTGTTGAGCTGGTTGAATGTGATGAAAAGTTCTTCACAGCTGTCGAAGTTACAGCTGGAAACAG TTTATTTCATGTGGTGGTTGAAAATGACGATATATCAACCCATATCATTAGACATCTTAATGCACGGAAAGGTGGACGGGTTACATTTATACCTTTAAACAGGGTGAAAGCTCCCCATATTACTTACCCTCAGAGCTCTGATGTTGTACCTCTCCTGAATAAACTGAAATTCTCTAGGGATCATGCACCGGCATTTGCTCAG GTGTTTGCAAGGACCGTAATTTGCCGAGATCTAGACGTCGCCACAAGGGTTGCCCGCACTGATGGCCTGGACTGTATTACTCTGGAAG GTGATCAAGTTAGCAAAAAAGGCGGCATGACTGGTGGATATTATGACTATAGACGCTCAAAACTGAAGTTCATGAATACCATCAGACAGAATGCATTCTCTATTACACTGAAGCAGGAAGAACTGGAAGGCTTAAAATTTAAACTTCAAGA GATTGACCAGAAAATTAATGAACTTGTTTCTGAGCAGCAGAAAAATGATGCCAAGGTTGCTCATGATAAATCTGAATTAGAACAGCTGAGGCAGGATATTGGTATTGTTGATAAACAGAAACAATCCATTTTGAAATCTCTCGAGAAGAAG GAGAAGctactttcaaatattttgaCTCAAATAGATCAACTTAGGGGCAGTATTGCTGTGAAGCAAGATGAGATGGGAACTGAACTTGTTGATCACTTGACACCAGAGGAGAAAGATTCCCTGTCTAGGCTGAACCCTGAAATAACAAGTCTGAAGGAAAAGCTTATAGCCTGTAGATCCAATCGCATAGAG ACGGAAACTAGAAAAGCTGAGCTTGAGATGAATCTCTCTACAAACCTGGTGAGGCGGAAACAAGAGTTGGAGGCTGTAAAATTGTCTGCCGAGGCTGATATGTTGCATAATGAGGCTGAAATGAAGAGGCAGGAACTAGTGGAGGCCAGTATACTAGTTGAAAATTTAACACAACAGCAAAAAA GAGTTTCTCAAAGTATCAATGAACGAAACAAGAAAATCAAGGACATTAAAGATGAAAAAGATAGCATAAAG GCTCTCGAAGATAAATATCAGAGCACCCttcaagatgaagctaaagaaCTAGAACAACTATTAAGTAAAAGAAATACTTATATTGCCAAACAAGAAGAATACTCAAAGAAAATCCGTGAATTGGGTCCTTTGTCTTCAGATGCTTTTGAGAg GTATAAAAGGAAGAACATAAAGGAATTGTATAAGATGCTTCACAGTTGTAATGAGCAACTGCAACAGTTCAGCCATGTGAACAAAAAAGCACTTGACCAATATGTAAATTTCACAGAGCAACGAGAAGAGCTCCAAAAGCGGCAAGCTGAATTGGATGCTGGGGATGAG AAAATTAAAGAACTTATAACTGCTCTGGACATGAGAAAGGATGAATCAATTGAGCGGACCTTTAAAGGCGTGGCAAAACATTTCCGAGAAGTGTTTTCTGAACTTGTCCAAGGAGGCCGTGGATTTTTGATCATGATGAAGAAGAAG GATGGAGATGAAGATGATAACGACAATGATGAGGATGGCCCTCGTGCAGCTGATATGGAGGGAAGAGTTGAGAAATATACAGGCGTTAAAGTCAAG GTTTCCTTCACTGGGATTGGGGAGACGCAGTCGATGAAACAGTTATCCGGTGGTCAAAAAACTGTGGTTGCACTAGCACTTATATTTGCTATACAACGATGTGATCCTGCCCCGTTTTATCTCTTTGATGAGATAGATGCTGCACTGGATCCTCAGTACAGAACAGCTGTTGGAA ATATGGTAAGGCGTATGGCAGACATGGCAAGTACGCAGTTCATTACCACAACGTTCCGTCCAGAGCTAGTGAAAGTTGCTGACAAAATATATGGTGTGACACACAAAAATAGAGTTAGTCGTGTTAATGTTGTGACCAAGGATGAAGCTTTAGATTTTATTGAGCATGATCAATCTCATAATGCTGAGTGA